TGTGTTTTATCGTTTTTCCCGCTCCGATGAAAACGACATCTTCAGCTATGTTTGTAGTAAGATCGGCAATTCTCTCGAGATCGTGAGTGATGTTTATAAGCTTCAGCGCTCTTTCAATGGTAGTGGCGTCAGCGAGCATGAAGACTACAAGTTCCCTGATTATGCTGTCTTTTAAATCATCTACGACATCGTCGTTGGCGCATACTTCCCGCGCAAGGGCGATGTCTTCTTTTATAAACGAAACTATACTTTCCTTGAACATCTTCAGGACATCATCTTTCATTTTTACAAGATCGGCATATTCTTTGACTTTCGGTTTTTCGATAAGAAAAAGCGAATGTTGGGCTATATTGACAGCGTGATCGCCCATTCTTTCCAAGTCGCTGTTCATTTCAAGTATCATCAGAACTTTTCTGAGATCGGATGCCTTAGGTCCGAATTGAGCCACTATGTGAGTGCAAAACTTTTCTATTTCGACTTCTTTTCTGTTCGCTTCGTTTTCGAGTTTGCCGATGACTTCATCGAGAACCATGCTGTCTCCGCTCATGAGTCCGTTAAGGCTTTTAACAATCATGTCCTCTATCAGAGAAGAGAATGAAATGATGTTTTCTTTAAGCTGTTCGATTTTTTCATGAAGCATAATGTCTCCTCAACTGAATTTTCCCGTGAGATATTCCTCCGTCTTTTTATCGT
This window of the candidate division WOR-3 bacterium genome carries:
- the phoU gene encoding phosphate signaling complex protein PhoU: MLHEKIEQLKENIISFSSLIEDMIVKSLNGLMSGDSMVLDEVIGKLENEANRKEVEIEKFCTHIVAQFGPKASDLRKVLMILEMNSDLERMGDHAVNIAQHSLFLIEKPKVKEYADLVKMKDDVLKMFKESIVSFIKEDIALAREVCANDDVVDDLKDSIIRELVVFMLADATTIERALKLINITHDLERIADLTTNIAEDVVFIGAGKTIKHNL